CTTGTATCCTATCATTTAGCGTGTCTCCAGCAATGGGCACGTCGAAGAGACCACAGACTAAGTCCACGTATTGAGAGAGAGTGCAGTCTATGGTGCCGGGTGGGAAACCGACCTCGTTCAGAGTTTCTTCCATAGATTCTGGCCATTCTTCCATTAGATTGTCAATGTCGGGCATTTTGCTGGAAGAGATTtgaaaagttatgttaattaagTGTAAGCTTGAATATAGAATAAGTAAAgatatttcttgattttaaaCGATCCGAGGATGTGTGAATATCTTTACATGACATGTTCCTTAGTGTTTAATTCGTCAGGCTGCCATTTAACCAGGCAGCATCGGTTTGATTGCCCAGGTAactcggttgaggaggtcagatagggcagtagCTCCACgtaaatactggtactcagctgcatcctgttaagactggaagccgaccataacatgtatttaattatttacacacaaaaaaacCTTAAATCTACCATTACAGGACGTGCCTAATGCGACAGATAGCTGGACAGATAGGATGAATGAATGATTATCTCTATATATTATGTTATTCAGTATTACCTAGTGTAAGCCACAGTGGGAGCTGGTTTAGACAGGTGCAGTTCACTGACATCCTTGATCCAACGCTCGATGGCTTTCGAGTTCTTCTCCGCATTCTCTATTTTCTTTGTCAACTGGAAgcagttaataatatttgtcagtTACTTACTTTATCGTTGGTTATCATTTTccataagttaaaaaataaatacgaggAACCTGGCATGTACTTAATCTTAGATTacgcctgcggtttcacccgcgtctcgtggcaTCTATTCTGACTATATAGATAAGACTGGATAGCCATATGGCTAGACAGGATTTAATACCATATGGCTAATATACTTGTTAtaccaaattaattttgtataattaattaacaaaatatggaaataatagAGAAAGTCACACAATgttgaataataattacctacctatttatcaCCTTTTAGTTGTATAATAAACACCAAACCAAACaggaaaatatattgaattaGAATATATTGTTAATACATTTTCCTTGCTGATAatgtttgtaactaataatCCTCATTATAAAGCAGTAATTCCAGTTCATTTGCATGTAAGCTAGACAGACTCTCTTTCGCTAATTCTGTAACTGCGATAATCACTTTCATTTTGATTAATCAATAATACATTCATTATACCAAATGTATTAGtcagataatattataaaaacttagTAGTTTTATCCAGTTACGGGGAGAAGTTAAAAAGCGAGTGCATCTGTGTAAAAACAGCTGGCACCTATACCTTTTCCTAGCTTAACCACACTGTTTCCCCTATACAAACCAAACCACATTAAGGGAAAACATACGGTAGTATAAAGGTAAAGCAATTTTACTGTCAAACTATCACTACATGGTATAAAACAAATTCGCTTTtcctgtccctatatccctatgtatgcttaaatctttaaaaatacgcaacggattttgatgcgtttttttaaatataaaaagtgtttAAAGAGGAATGTATaataacacaaattaaattgcattgcatccgtgcgaagccgggacGAGccgctagtaaataataattgattggtTGATACATACCACAGTGGACTTGGCGCTGCTTGTCTTGGAGATGGCTCGCAGCTGCAGATGCAGTAGAGCCGAGTCACTCTGCTCCGCCGCCGGCTCATCCAGAACCGTTAGACCTGGAACCAGAGTGGTGGAAGTTTACTTTTATGAACGGTTCAAGCGTATctaaaagttgtattttttatacctcTAGAACCCAGCGATTTTTTGTGCAATCACTTTTTCATTCAAGCAAATAAGTCAAGATTGTGGTGGCAGTATTTGaaacttgttttatttcaaaatgttgtttaattttatgtgttttgtCAAAAATTTCGAATCATTAAGGAAAATATATTAGAGAGACAGGGATGGAAAGATGAACATTGCATTATCTCTTCTGGGAAGATTATCTGTTTTGGGAAGTCAGAAATGCTACCGATTTCACGAGGTTTCCTTACCCAAGTTATCAATATGCTCCAACACATTATCAGCAAGTGTAGCAGCTCGCACATTACAGGCCGGGGTGGTGACCTTGATGAAGGCATCGATGTCGCCCACAGCCGGCACGAACTCCGGCACGAACGGCTGTAGCTTCAGGTCTATGTCGATCTTTTGAGGAGTGTACCTGGAGTTTATAACGTTCTTATTAATCTGGGAATATCTATAAGCTTTTAAATCCCTCACCACATAGCTATAAGGGtccttattttttaaacattcaaaaataaaaatgtcaatataaaatgtatatataCCCTTTAGTCCTACACAGTTTTCGGCTTAATAAGACAGATGAAACATCCTAAGTAAGTAGGACGTGTATTACGAGATTAAAAGTGAAATCAGAAGCAGCGGATACATAAAATGCGTCCTTTGGAATGCCATTGATATCGCATGTAAAGTCGAAAGATGTTACATAAAGCAAGATTTAAAACTAACTTGCATGTCTTCAGGATTAAAACACGTTGAAGACGATAAAATTATGGATCCTGGATCCAATTATTAGACGATAAAATTATGGATCCTGGATCCAATTATTAGACGATAAAATTATGGATCCTGGATCCAATTATTAGACGATAAAATTATGGATCCTGGATCCAATTATTAGACGATAAAATTATGGATCCTGGATCCAGAGGCACATCTCCCTAAAATTCAGAGGGGATTATCAAATGGCCAATTAGAAGAACATTTCAACGTTATAATCCATAATACATGATTATTACAAAATCCAAAAGCGGAAATTTCACCCATACATACGACAAATAACGAAGATAGTATAATAGGCTACAATTTGAAAGCTCACTGGATTGCGATAACGTGGAAACAATGGCTCGATGATATCTGCCTAATTGTAGAGGTATGTTGATGAAATTATCTCACAGCCCGTCTGGGAAACACTTTTAGCCATTTACTTGTCTATTTTTAATCAGACATATGAACATGCTATAATGTATATTTGCAAATTCATCTTTGTTATTGCAACTTTGGAACGAAAAAGAGTACCGAAAACCAGTTTGTGTAACCTATTGCACTTTTTGTGAGACAGATTTTGCAAACATGGTAGCAGATAAACCTACTActtaattatcataaaattataacagcATACTGCATAGGTAGACTATCTTCTTAGTTTAGTATTGTTATaagaatagaatattataaaactgaagtttgcttgaacgcgctaatatcGGAAACTACTGGTATGATTCGATTCTTTTTTCAGTGTTTGATAGTCCATTTACCTATCTAGGAACgtaataggctactttttctcGGGTGCATGGTTATACGCgaagcgggtaaaaccgctgctgtctgaagatattatatttatattcacgATACCAATTTCTGGAACAAGTGCGTTATGGAATGCTATAAAATTTTCACTAactgcataataatattatattcaaaggGTCGCAATTAATGAGCTATGAACAATTTCGCGCTCTAACGAGAATTATTGAAGATCTCGATACCAGATGGTGTGTGTTTGTTACGCTGGGTAATCTTGAGCAAACACTGGTTATTATATCTACCTACCAGTAGATATGAATATTTGTGTAGAacgaattaattaaacaaagaaaattatatgcaTAACAGGTTCATAGATTTTTATATGGGTCTGGTACCGTTTTTAAGACCGGGGAAACCAGTGGCTtttggtaaaattattaaaagaaatcAGTACCATACAAATATGATATGTAGGAACTCACATTTTGATTTAGCAAACATGTTTAAAACTAGGTCGCTACAAGGAAATAAGAACAAATCGATTGAACTTTTTAAATCGATATCTTTCCCAAGGTCTCAAATGTCCACAATCGAACTTCCGAGTAACTCGATATCTCGCTTACAGATACAAATTATATCATATTTCATGTATTACATTGGAAAGTCCATTCATTTATATTACGTGCACAAAATTAGATTCGCCATTCGGCCTCATTGATACGAGAGATCTTTGCTAGTTATCATAATTTTTCACTgtagttgaaaaataaactttagtgGTCCAATATAGGGTTGATATTAGCTTGCctatcatttaaaattaataggcTAAGTGCAAGGTTGGATGGTGGGTAGAACGCCCACTTAACTTCTATGAAATAGGATCAGGCGACCTGATTTGCAGATGGGATTCACGGTCTTCTgattaaaattattagttttttagCTCAAAGATATCGAGTTCTAGTAGGTTGGGGTCAGATTCTAGTAGATGTGGATGCAGGCACTTATTTTTTAACAAGCACTCAGCACTGCAACCGCCTTTTAAACACTTTTCAACTGGCCAACTATTATGTAAGATACTCGCACCTAGCTTAAATATACTAATTCACATTCTTTCAGGTTACTCACCAAATCAATTAATTTGATAGCCTAGCAGGATTTTCTAACATGTGGCATTAATGttgaaagaaattgaaaataagaGCAATTCTAATTTAAGAAGCAATAATGccttaattaaatacctaccatGAAAACAAACATAGACATAACCAATACAAGAATTTGTAATGAGTCGATCCACTTACTTCATAATATACTGGAATATATTCTCCATATCAGGAGGCACCTTCAAGTCTAGAAAGTTCTTGGGGTCGTAAGCACCCTCAGCCGGTATGACCACGCCTCCGCCACGCTTGCGACCGCTGCCCAGAGCAGGGTCTACCACTCGTTCCGGTTCTATATCACCCGTGTCTGTATCTGAAATCAATTTTAGACAGTAGTGGATAGTAAAAAGTAGTTAGATAGGTGTAGTTAGATAGGTGTAATTTGTAAGGTATTTAGAGGATTTTTTGAATGGCTCCGAAACTAaataaccgatttgaaaaaaaaatctttcactgttccTGAACAGAGAAGAGAAGCTACCACTGTCCTTTGGAAATACTTAATACATAGAGGTATGTAAGGTATAGAGATAAGGGAAGAAGTGTCCCTAGGTGGCGAGAAGGTTTTATAAAGGACAAAGGATTTGGGTGTATTCATTCAGGTTCTTGAGCGAAAATGTTTAAGGGGCCTTCTCCACTAAGAACGAGTAGATAAGGATCTCCAAGAATCTTAAGCAAGAAGTGTTAGTTCGTCAATGGTGGCCCATTGTAAAGACTAGTCTGGACTGGGACGACGACGATACCGCGTGAAACAGTTCTTCTAACAACTTTTCTGGCAATATTAAGAATCTACATACGTAACATACAATATTTAACCTTCCTCAAACACGCACATTCAGTTAATTTACACAGCGTAAGTCAAGGGCCTGCCAGATTTAGTTAACTAGAGCGTACACTAGTATTGTCGGATTCGTCTCACTTACTGCTTGCGCGACCACAGACCGCATTGTCATTGCCTACacgtttgtaatattttaattaaacagtaGCAATggttaatgtatgtatttacaccTAAGAATTATTACTGAATAGGCTAATCGTTAGCCTATTCAcaagattttatatattttcgccGCTAATCTATAGTTTATTTGTATCAATAAGAGATTAATTCTTGCAGGCCTGATTAacggtacctacctacagctGTTATACCACGCAAAAACAGTTAATGCTATCTTACGTGTCTAATTGCATATTATTTAACCGACTCCAACAAAGGAGGTTACGTTTCCAACATTTTTCAGATAGCATCGGTAAATAAGTACACGTATCGCCTTGTGTAAACACAAATCGTTTGCAGGAGACCAAAATAGCTTGAACGGAGAGCATTACGCTATTGTTTGAGAAAATTTCGTTATTTCATCAGTACGGAAATGCATTAGCTTCATGGAAAAGGGCTTCTTGCGTGAATTACTTTAAGAAAATTATGCAGTTTCTAAGAAGAAACGTTAAACTAAATGGGACAAGTTAAAGTGGTCCAGAAGTTGCACAAGAACTGAATGAATTTTAAtcaagattttcattttcaagATTTCAAAACCAGTAATTACATTagagaaaattttaaagttatgaTGATAGGCTTATGTATGGCTGACGACAAGATGTACTGAAGAGTCGAATATgagagaaagaaaataaaaaaatgcaacaatAACACCCTTTAGACAGATTAGAAATTTTCTTGGACACATGTGTGAAGTCGGGTAAAAGGAGGCTGAAAATATTCTCTTGCAAAGACATACTGCACCGACTTGGAGCAAAAGTCTAGGGTAAAAAGTATAACAATTCGAATTAAACAGACCTGAGTTGGATGTGTCTTCACGTTTCACGATAGGTCTGGCTCTGCCACTCGACTCCTTGGTCAGATCCACTCGACTCGCCTTCGGGATTTCCACGGACTTATCCGAAGGTTGGGACTTCCCATCTGGAGACTACGGTAGAAATTAAAAGGTAGAGACTGAATAAAATagaactaataaataaataaaactagactCTGGATGCAGCCCGCTAAAGATCAGTCCTTTTGGAAATCATCAGAATAATAATGTTCAACAGTGGGCGTCCTATagctgaaatgatgatgatgactctgAAGTAAgccgttaataaataaaaactcttaaCTTTAATTAAGTATTGTTATTTGTTGTACCTGCCTAGATATTTATTGATTACGAAACCCCATTTATAAATTCGATTTACTAAATTATGTTATGCTGGCCACTCATCCAAGACCTAGTTTTCTATCCTATAACGACGAACATTTATGGCGATGCTATCGTTAAATCAACACATTTTCATACCATGAATAACTAATGAACATGATCGTGAGCACACGCACGATCGTACATTACTATCGCTTATTAGTATAATGTGTCGGCTAATAAATTCTACGCGCACAGCAGGAACCATGCTTTTCTTAA
The sequence above is a segment of the Helicoverpa armigera isolate CAAS_96S chromosome 20, ASM3070526v1, whole genome shotgun sequence genome. Coding sequences within it:
- the LOC110381939 gene encoding intraflagellar transport protein 46 homolog, which gives rise to MATCDKHCQTFSLNSDQNGSANDYACVMYDETVNVVNAREIDSPSSEEEVVKATMSKFNPPVRHTARHDFDSDSETESDVDDKFLGHLSGEDQSPDGKSQPSDKSVEIPKASRVDLTKESSGRARPIVKREDTSNSDTDTGDIEPERVVDPALGSGRKRGGGVVIPAEGAYDPKNFLDLKVPPDMENIFQYIMKYTPQKIDIDLKLQPFVPEFVPAVGDIDAFIKVTTPACNVRAATLADNVLEHIDNLGLTVLDEPAAEQSDSALLHLQLRAISKTSSAKSTVLTKKIENAEKNSKAIERWIKDVSELHLSKPAPTVAYTSKMPDIDNLMEEWPESMEETLNEVGFPPGTIDCTLSQYVDLVCGLFDVPIAGDTLNDRIQALHLLFSLYSAVKTSQLYAERQKERSDSNA